A genomic stretch from Pararhizobium sp. IMCC21322 includes:
- a CDS encoding transglycosylase domain-containing protein, protein MRKLLLIIAVLLVAAMSLAFVYGAKGWYDAQQSAEPLKARAQALIGSDRGANSLTPERLAVLLKVQDPGFYAHSGVDLTTPGAGLTTLTQSLSKRLVFEEFKPGIQKIRQSGYAIGLDSVLTKEEQIALFLDTVGMGNSRDGWVTGFHRASQTFFNADPNDITIEQFYALVAVLIAPSRLKLNAPDQVLQERVQRIERLAENNCQPNVFDDVWLEGCA, encoded by the coding sequence ATGCGAAAACTCCTGCTCATAATTGCCGTACTTCTTGTTGCGGCCATGTCACTGGCCTTCGTTTATGGCGCCAAAGGCTGGTATGACGCACAGCAGAGCGCAGAGCCATTGAAGGCAAGAGCCCAGGCCCTGATTGGTTCGGACCGTGGTGCCAACAGCCTGACACCGGAACGCCTGGCCGTTTTGCTGAAAGTTCAGGACCCTGGCTTTTACGCGCATTCCGGGGTTGATCTCACCACGCCCGGTGCGGGTCTGACAACGCTGACACAATCCCTATCCAAACGACTGGTCTTTGAAGAGTTCAAGCCGGGTATTCAGAAAATAAGGCAATCCGGCTATGCCATTGGTCTGGATTCCGTGCTGACAAAAGAAGAGCAGATTGCATTGTTTCTGGATACCGTTGGCATGGGCAACAGCCGGGATGGCTGGGTCACCGGCTTTCACAGGGCCAGCCAGACTTTCTTCAATGCGGACCCGAACGACATCACCATTGAGCAATTCTACGCATTGGTTGCCGTGCTGATTGCGCCCTCCAGATTGAAATTGAACGCGCCGGACCAGGTGCTGCAGGAGCGGGTTCAGCGCATTGAGCGTCTGGCCGAAAACAACTGCCAGCCAAACGTCTTTGACGATGTTTGGCTTGAAGGGTGTGCCTGA
- the mepA gene encoding penicillin-insensitive murein endopeptidase, with protein sequence MPEIRSLVSKGLMLCTALAFATIDASVSFAADPVPAKQLFGRRDVPADMRARSIGSYTKGCLAGGAALPVDGPYWQAMRLSRNRNWGHPVLVSYLEKLAETVATSDGWNGLMVGDLAQPRGGPMLSGHASHQIGLDADVWLRPMPDRVLSRKEREEISAISMLKKNTLYVDDNVWTDAHLRVLKRAASYDEVARIFVHPGIKKKLCETAGNDRTFLRKIRPWYGHHYHFHVRLNCPTGSKGCKNQATPPAGDGCGAPLDFWFKKMSEKPAKPTKPSTKPARPVKPRYTKLSDLPQACGTVLDAPAPGGVAVRKLALTWPPHPWTNAPPPRSRPIR encoded by the coding sequence ATGCCTGAAATACGTTCTCTAGTATCAAAGGGGCTTATGCTTTGTACGGCCCTGGCGTTTGCCACGATTGATGCCTCGGTTTCATTTGCTGCTGACCCGGTTCCGGCAAAACAGCTTTTCGGGCGTCGTGACGTTCCAGCGGATATGCGTGCCCGCTCGATCGGGTCTTATACCAAGGGTTGTCTGGCCGGTGGCGCAGCGCTGCCGGTCGATGGGCCCTACTGGCAGGCCATGCGCCTGTCCCGCAATCGCAATTGGGGTCATCCGGTTCTGGTATCCTATCTGGAAAAACTGGCCGAGACTGTCGCCACAAGCGATGGCTGGAATGGTCTGATGGTTGGTGATCTGGCGCAGCCGCGCGGTGGCCCCATGCTGTCCGGTCATGCGTCTCATCAAATTGGCCTGGATGCTGATGTCTGGTTGCGGCCCATGCCGGACCGTGTGTTGTCACGCAAGGAACGCGAAGAGATCTCAGCGATTTCGATGCTGAAAAAAAATACTCTTTATGTGGATGATAATGTGTGGACTGACGCGCATCTTCGCGTTCTGAAACGGGCCGCCTCCTATGATGAAGTGGCGCGCATCTTTGTCCATCCCGGCATCAAGAAAAAACTGTGCGAGACGGCAGGCAATGACCGGACATTTCTGAGGAAAATCCGGCCCTGGTACGGCCATCACTACCATTTTCATGTGCGTTTGAATTGTCCGACAGGGTCAAAGGGTTGCAAGAATCAGGCAACACCGCCAGCGGGCGATGGTTGCGGTGCGCCACTGGACTTCTGGTTCAAGAAAATGAGCGAAAAACCGGCCAAACCGACAAAACCCAGCACAAAGCCGGCCAGGCCCGTCAAGCCGCGTTACACCAAGCTGAGCGATTTGCCGCAGGCGTGTGGCACAGTGCTGGATGCCCCTGCGCCGGGCGGGGTAGCTGTGCGCAAGCTGGCGCTGACCTGGCCTCCACACCCCTGGACCAATGCCCCACCGCCAAGGTCGCGTCCGATCAGGTAA
- the gatA gene encoding Asp-tRNA(Asn)/Glu-tRNA(Gln) amidotransferase subunit GatA, which translates to MTELTKLTISDAREKLAQKEISSAELTESYIGAIEAANDSLNAYVALTFDQARSMAKASDERLASGSGGALEGIPLGIKDLFCTQGVHSQACSHILDGFKPRYESTVTANLWADGAVMLGKLNMDEFAMGSSNETSYYGPVTNPWRANGSDQALVPGGSSGGSASAVAAQLCAGATATDTGGSIRQPAAFTGTVGIKPTYGRCSRWGVVAFASSLDQAGPITRSVRDSAIMLKSMASVDEKDTTSANIPVPDYEAAIGKSVKGMRIGIPAEYVADDMPEEITALWEQGKAWLKDAGAEIVPISLPHTKYALPAYYIVAPAEASSNLARYDGVRYGLRVEGDDIIDMYEKTRAAGFGDEVKRRVLIGTYVLSAGYYDAYYLRAQKVRTLIKRDFETVFAGGVDAILTPATPSAAFAIGDETMTADPVKMYLNDIFTVTVNMAGLPGISVPAGINKDGLPLGLQVIGKAFDEETLFSVGEVLEQAAGRFSPKQWW; encoded by the coding sequence ATGACCGAATTGACCAAACTGACGATTTCCGATGCCCGCGAAAAGCTGGCGCAGAAAGAGATTTCCTCTGCCGAACTGACAGAGAGCTATATTGGCGCCATTGAAGCGGCCAATGACAGCCTCAATGCCTATGTGGCGCTGACCTTTGATCAGGCGCGATCCATGGCAAAAGCCTCCGATGAGCGACTGGCATCCGGCTCAGGTGGTGCGCTGGAAGGCATTCCCCTTGGCATCAAGGATCTGTTCTGCACACAGGGCGTTCACAGTCAGGCCTGCAGCCATATTCTGGACGGTTTCAAGCCGCGCTATGAAAGCACCGTAACAGCGAATCTGTGGGCTGACGGGGCTGTCATGCTGGGCAAGTTGAACATGGATGAATTTGCCATGGGATCGTCCAATGAGACGTCCTATTATGGGCCGGTGACCAATCCATGGCGTGCCAATGGCAGCGATCAGGCTTTGGTGCCCGGCGGCTCCTCCGGTGGATCAGCCTCTGCTGTTGCGGCCCAGCTTTGCGCTGGCGCCACTGCCACAGATACGGGCGGCTCTATCCGCCAGCCTGCTGCCTTTACCGGCACGGTCGGCATCAAGCCAACCTATGGGCGTTGTTCGCGCTGGGGCGTTGTGGCCTTTGCCTCATCACTGGATCAGGCCGGACCGATTACCCGGTCCGTGCGCGATTCAGCCATCATGCTGAAATCCATGGCCTCTGTGGATGAGAAAGACACGACATCCGCTAACATTCCCGTGCCGGATTATGAGGCTGCTATTGGCAAGAGCGTGAAAGGCATGCGCATTGGCATTCCAGCTGAATATGTAGCCGACGACATGCCGGAAGAAATTACGGCGCTCTGGGAACAGGGCAAAGCCTGGCTGAAAGACGCCGGTGCGGAAATTGTGCCGATTTCGCTGCCCCATACGAAATACGCCCTGCCGGCCTATTACATTGTGGCTCCGGCCGAAGCGTCGTCCAATTTGGCGCGTTATGATGGTGTGCGCTATGGGCTGCGTGTCGAGGGCGATGATATTATCGACATGTATGAAAAAACCCGCGCCGCCGGGTTTGGGGATGAGGTCAAGCGCCGCGTGCTGATCGGCACCTATGTGCTGTCAGCAGGCTATTATGATGCCTATTATCTGCGCGCGCAAAAAGTCCGAACTCTTATCAAGCGTGATTTTGAGACGGTTTTTGCCGGTGGTGTCGATGCCATTCTGACACCGGCCACACCGTCTGCTGCTTTTGCCATTGGCGATGAAACCATGACCGCAGACCCTGTGAAAATGTACCTCAATGATATTTTCACCGTGACGGTCAACATGGCCGGTCTGCCAGGCATTTCCGTGCCAGCGGGCATCAACAAGGACGGGCTGCCGCTCGGCCTTCAGGTCATCGGCAAAGCATTTGACGAGGAAACCCTGTTCTCCGTTGGTGAAGTTCTGGAACAGGCCGCCGGTCGCTTCTCACCCAAACAGTGGTGGTAG
- the gatC gene encoding Asp-tRNA(Asn)/Glu-tRNA(Gln) amidotransferase subunit GatC — MSVDTDTVKRVAGLARIAVSEEQAETMTGELNTILGFVEQLNEVDIDGVETMTSVLPMAAKQRKDVINDGGKPDDIVANSPLTEDHFFAVPKVVE, encoded by the coding sequence ATGTCCGTCGATACAGACACCGTCAAGCGCGTTGCAGGGCTGGCCCGCATTGCCGTCAGCGAAGAACAGGCCGAGACCATGACCGGCGAACTGAACACAATTCTGGGCTTTGTCGAGCAATTGAACGAGGTCGATATCGACGGGGTCGAGACCATGACGTCCGTTTTGCCGATGGCTGCCAAACAGCGCAAGGATGTGATCAATGACGGCGGAAAACCCGATGATATTGTCGCCAATTCACCGCTGACGGAAGATCACTTCTTTGCCGTGCCGAAAGTGGTGGAGTAA
- the ruvX gene encoding Holliday junction resolvase RuvX, with product MLLSDLSEFATLTAGRRLIGLDLGTKTIGIALSDAGHRIGTPMETIRRVKFTRDAERLQEICTEHDIGGLVIGLPLNMDNSEGPRAQATRAFERNLSQKIELPMLFWDERLTTVAAERAMIEADLSRKKRAARIDAAAAGLILQGVLDRLRVG from the coding sequence ATGCTCCTGTCAGACCTGTCCGAATTTGCCACGCTCACCGCTGGTCGCCGCCTGATCGGCCTTGACCTTGGCACCAAAACCATCGGGATTGCCCTGAGCGATGCCGGGCATCGCATTGGCACACCCATGGAGACGATTCGCCGTGTCAAATTCACCAGGGATGCCGAGCGCCTACAGGAAATCTGTACCGAGCACGATATTGGCGGTCTGGTGATCGGCCTGCCGCTGAATATGGATAACAGCGAAGGGCCGCGGGCGCAGGCGACACGGGCCTTTGAACGCAATCTGTCGCAAAAAATAGAGCTGCCCATGTTGTTTTGGGATGAGCGGCTGACGACGGTTGCCGCCGAACGCGCCATGATCGAAGCCGATCTGTCTCGCAAGAAGCGCGCCGCCCGTATTGATGCAGCAGCGGCGGGTCTGATCCTGCAGGGCGTCCTTGACCGTTTGCGTGTGGGATAG
- a CDS encoding AEC family transporter: MLQSFESLLPVFAIIILGVILRRKLVTDPALWLGAERLAFWVLFPALLAKTLINAELKTGQTGTLATMLIVAVICYGIFMLALKPLLVRGLGMSLPAYSTIYQVSTRWNGFIALAIVEKLYGENGISLVAVALAAMVPIVNVQNVTLVTVLLSDQRPTILRLLRSVVTNPLVLGCAVGLFVNLLSIPVYQPVLTTLEILGSAALGVGLVLVGTGLRLRTALKPSRDVWLGVVLKLIVFPAFVAGLALVFGLTGDALVIAIICASVPTAMNGYLLAKELGGDAPLYAAVVTIQTAVSFVTIPLLITWVS, from the coding sequence TTGCTGCAAAGTTTTGAATCCCTGCTACCGGTTTTTGCCATTATCATTCTGGGCGTCATCTTGCGCCGCAAGCTGGTCACCGATCCGGCCCTGTGGCTGGGCGCGGAACGGCTGGCCTTCTGGGTTCTTTTTCCGGCACTGCTGGCCAAAACACTCATCAATGCTGAATTGAAAACCGGTCAGACCGGAACATTGGCAACCATGCTGATTGTCGCGGTCATCTGCTACGGTATTTTCATGCTCGCCTTAAAGCCGTTATTGGTGCGGGGGCTTGGCATGAGCCTGCCCGCCTATTCGACCATCTATCAGGTCTCGACCCGCTGGAACGGTTTTATCGCTCTGGCCATTGTGGAAAAACTCTATGGTGAGAATGGCATAAGCCTTGTTGCCGTGGCGTTGGCGGCCATGGTGCCCATCGTCAATGTGCAGAATGTAACCCTTGTCACGGTGCTCCTGTCTGACCAGAGGCCGACAATTCTACGCTTGCTGAGGTCGGTCGTCACCAATCCGCTGGTTCTTGGCTGCGCTGTTGGCTTGTTTGTCAATCTGCTTTCAATCCCAGTCTATCAACCCGTGCTGACCACGCTGGAGATATTGGGCAGCGCCGCACTTGGCGTCGGCCTTGTTCTGGTTGGCACGGGGCTTAGACTGCGCACGGCCCTCAAACCATCGCGCGATGTCTGGTTGGGCGTTGTCCTGAAGTTGATTGTCTTTCCCGCCTTTGTCGCTGGCCTTGCCCTGGTATTCGGCCTCACCGGAGATGCACTGGTCATTGCCATCATCTGCGCCAGCGTCCCCACGGCCATGAACGGGTATCTTCTGGCCAAGGAACTGGGCGGTGATGCACCGCTTTATGCAGCCGTGGTCACCATCCAGACGGCGGTCAGTTTTGTCACCATTCCCCTTCTCATCACATGGGTGTCCTGA
- a CDS encoding aspartate carbamoyltransferase catalytic subunit, whose protein sequence is MSTLKTPPFFPHRHLLGIEGLSPQDIAALLDFAEEEIDVSRQVEKKKSVLRGRTQINLFFEASTRTQSSFELAGKRLGADVMNMSVSSSSVKKGETLVDTAMTLNAMNPDILVMRHHSAGAAALLAQQVDCSVINAGDGAHEHPTQALLDALTIRRHKGSLARLTVAICGDVLHSRVARSNILLLNAMDARVRVVAPSTLLPAGIERMGVEVFRDMKEGLQGADVVMMLRLQRERMAGAFVPSVREYFRYHGLDEEKLACAKPDALVMHPGPMNRGVEIDPAVADGPNSVIREQVEMGVAVRMAVLEALSQHLPNRGGRG, encoded by the coding sequence ATGAGCACATTAAAAACACCCCCCTTTTTTCCGCACCGCCATCTTCTCGGCATTGAAGGCTTGTCACCGCAGGACATCGCCGCCCTTCTCGATTTTGCCGAGGAGGAAATCGACGTCAGTCGACAGGTTGAAAAGAAAAAATCCGTATTGCGCGGACGCACCCAGATCAATCTTTTCTTCGAAGCTTCCACCCGCACCCAGTCTTCGTTTGAGCTGGCAGGCAAGCGCCTTGGCGCGGATGTCATGAATATGTCGGTCTCATCCTCATCGGTCAAAAAGGGTGAAACCCTGGTCGATACGGCGATGACGCTGAACGCCATGAATCCGGATATTCTGGTCATGCGCCACCATTCAGCCGGCGCTGCCGCCTTGCTGGCACAGCAGGTTGATTGTTCGGTGATCAATGCTGGCGATGGTGCCCATGAACACCCGACACAGGCCCTGCTGGATGCGTTGACGATCCGCCGCCACAAAGGCTCGCTGGCGCGTTTGACCGTGGCCATTTGCGGAGATGTGCTGCACAGCCGCGTCGCCCGGTCCAATATTCTGCTGTTGAACGCCATGGATGCGCGCGTGCGCGTCGTTGCCCCCTCGACCCTTCTTCCTGCGGGTATTGAACGCATGGGTGTCGAAGTGTTTCGCGATATGAAAGAAGGCCTGCAGGGCGCAGATGTGGTCATGATGCTGCGTTTGCAGCGGGAACGCATGGCCGGTGCCTTTGTGCCGTCCGTGCGCGAATATTTCCGCTATCACGGGCTGGATGAGGAAAAGCTGGCCTGCGCCAAGCCCGATGCGCTGGTAATGCATCCCGGTCCCATGAACCGTGGTGTCGAAATCGACCCCGCCGTGGCTGATGGCCCTAACAGCGTTATCCGTGAGCAGGTTGAAATGGGTGTTGCTGTGCGCATGGCGGTTCTGGAAGCCCTGTCACAGCATCTGCCCAATCGCGGCGGGAGAGGATGA
- the pyrC gene encoding dihydroorotase, which translates to MAHPSNNRPSNSVHIRNGRVICARQKLDQISDLLIIDGRIAAMGPAGKLAVSNENIPALDVAGKVVLPGFVDMQVNVGEPGEEHKETLATASAAAAAGGITTIVTTPDTDPVIDDPALVDFMLRRARDTAIVKVHPSAALTKGQAGKEMTEFGLLKEAGAVAFSSGHRALQNAVILRRALTYARDFDSLIIHHAEDPNLAADGVMNEGENASRLGLPGIPHEAELIMIDRDIRMAALTQSRCHIAQLSTAAGVAAIRTAKAAGIPVTAGVSINHLSLNEIDIGSYRTFFKLSPPLRLEDDRQALIDGVADGTIDVVVSNHDPQNVEAKRHPFAEAESGAIGLETLFSAAMRLVHDERLSLLDLVRAVSDTPARLLGLPAGSLEVGTDADIAIADLNEPWIASEDQFRSRSKNTAFEDARFSGRIVQTFVNGQSVFSLDQT; encoded by the coding sequence ATGGCCCATCCCTCAAACAATAGGCCGTCCAACTCTGTCCATATTCGCAATGGCCGCGTTATCTGCGCGCGCCAGAAGCTGGATCAGATCAGCGATCTGCTGATTATTGATGGCCGCATTGCCGCCATGGGTCCCGCTGGCAAACTCGCTGTTTCCAATGAAAACATTCCGGCACTGGATGTTGCTGGCAAAGTGGTTCTTCCCGGCTTTGTCGATATGCAGGTCAATGTGGGTGAGCCGGGCGAAGAGCATAAGGAAACCCTGGCCACGGCCAGCGCTGCTGCTGCTGCCGGTGGTATTACAACCATTGTCACGACACCGGATACCGATCCGGTGATTGACGATCCGGCTCTGGTCGATTTCATGCTGCGCCGCGCCCGCGATACAGCCATCGTCAAAGTCCATCCCTCTGCCGCCCTCACCAAGGGTCAGGCGGGTAAGGAGATGACGGAATTCGGGCTGCTGAAGGAAGCTGGTGCCGTGGCTTTTTCCAGTGGCCACAGGGCCTTGCAAAATGCCGTGATCCTGCGCCGCGCGCTGACTTATGCCCGGGATTTTGACAGTCTCATCATCCACCATGCCGAAGATCCAAATCTTGCGGCGGACGGTGTTATGAATGAGGGTGAAAATGCCTCGCGGCTTGGTCTGCCGGGCATCCCGCATGAGGCGGAGCTGATCATGATAGATCGGGATATCCGCATGGCGGCGTTGACGCAGAGCCGCTGCCACATTGCGCAGCTGTCCACCGCTGCCGGTGTTGCTGCAATTCGCACCGCCAAGGCAGCCGGTATACCGGTGACGGCTGGCGTTTCCATCAATCATCTGTCGTTGAATGAGATTGATATTGGCAGCTACCGGACCTTCTTTAAATTGTCCCCGCCCTTGCGGCTGGAAGACGACCGTCAGGCCTTGATTGACGGTGTGGCAGACGGCACCATTGATGTGGTGGTGTCAAACCATGATCCGCAGAATGTGGAAGCCAAACGCCATCCCTTTGCCGAAGCGGAAAGCGGTGCCATTGGTCTGGAAACCCTGTTTTCAGCGGCGATGCGGCTGGTCCATGACGAACGCCTCAGCCTGCTTGATCTGGTCCGTGCCGTCAGCGATACGCCAGCGCGTCTGCTGGGTCTGCCGGCTGGATCACTGGAAGTCGGCACTGATGCTGACATTGCGATTGCAGATCTGAATGAGCCCTGGATCGCCAGTGAAGACCAGTTCCGCTCCCGTTCCAAAAATACGGCCTTCGAAGATGCCCGCTTCAGTGGCCGGATTGTGCAGACATTTGTCAACGGGCAATCCGTGTTCAGCCTAGATCAGACCTAA
- a CDS encoding MmcQ/YjbR family DNA-binding protein encodes MTLDDYNAFCKSLTGTTHVVQWGGSHVWKVGGKIFAISELGTGPDKAEPGQDGSVAIAFKCADMSYRMLTELPGIIPAPYLARAKWVRVEPDAEFGDDDRKTYMAEAHRIISAKLTKKLQAELGLI; translated from the coding sequence ATGACACTTGATGACTATAATGCATTCTGCAAAAGTCTCACTGGTACCACTCATGTGGTCCAGTGGGGCGGCTCGCATGTCTGGAAAGTTGGCGGCAAGATTTTTGCCATTTCAGAGCTCGGTACCGGGCCGGACAAGGCTGAACCCGGTCAGGATGGCTCTGTCGCCATTGCCTTCAAATGCGCTGATATGTCGTATCGGATGCTGACCGAATTGCCGGGCATTATTCCTGCCCCCTATCTGGCACGCGCCAAATGGGTGCGCGTCGAGCCGGATGCTGAGTTTGGCGATGATGACCGCAAAACCTATATGGCCGAGGCCCACCGGATTATCAGCGCCAAGCTGACCAAAAAGCTGCAGGCCGAATTAGGTCTGATCTAG
- the msrA gene encoding peptide-methionine (S)-S-oxide reductase MsrA: MFLLNKLRNKLSMPAQAKALPGREDALPTASHHFVNGNPLKGPFPDHLETAYFALGCFWGAERIFWKLDGVYTTAVGYMAGHTPNPTYQEVCSGGTGHTEAVLVVFDPAIISMENLLKVFWESHDPTQGMRQGNDTGTQYRSGVYTTSPDQLTATQESRALYEQALVSAGRDKITSDVMEAPEFFYAEDYHQQYLAKNPGGYCGIGGTGVSCPIPNAMAS; the protein is encoded by the coding sequence ATGTTTTTACTCAATAAGCTGCGGAACAAGCTGAGCATGCCGGCACAGGCGAAGGCCCTGCCCGGTCGCGAAGATGCTTTGCCAACGGCGAGCCATCATTTTGTCAATGGCAACCCGCTGAAAGGCCCATTCCCGGATCATCTGGAAACGGCGTATTTCGCATTGGGCTGTTTCTGGGGCGCGGAGCGGATTTTCTGGAAGCTGGATGGCGTCTACACAACCGCAGTGGGCTACATGGCGGGCCATACGCCAAACCCGACCTATCAGGAAGTGTGCAGCGGCGGCACCGGCCATACCGAAGCGGTGCTGGTGGTGTTCGATCCTGCAATCATTTCAATGGAAAATCTTTTGAAGGTTTTCTGGGAAAGCCATGACCCTACGCAGGGCATGCGGCAGGGCAATGATACAGGTACGCAATATCGCTCTGGTGTCTACACCACGTCGCCGGACCAGTTGACGGCGACACAGGAAAGCCGTGCCCTTTATGAGCAGGCGCTGGTCAGCGCCGGGCGTGATAAAATCACCAGTGACGTGATGGAAGCGCCAGAATTCTTTTATGCTGAAGACTATCACCAGCAATATCTGGCGAAGAATCCCGGTGGTTACTGCGGTATTGGCGGCACAGGCGTCTCGTGTCCGATCCCTAATGCAATGGCCTCATGA
- a CDS encoding SGNH/GDSL hydrolase family protein — protein sequence MKSVLCYGDSNTFGSIPGRPGTRYGFSDRWPGVLQDMLGREWLVIPEGLSGRTTSRDDPIEGAHLNGRTYLRPCLESHRPLDLIVIMLGTNDLKARFRSTAHDIGLGMAALVGDVREVAFRTSTEVPEIILVSPPPILRDLRTWDKVFEGGFEKSRNLASEYALVAKAQGVGFLNAGDHASCSPVDGFHIDNTGARSLGLAIGDLIGL from the coding sequence ATGAAGTCGGTACTTTGCTACGGTGACTCAAATACTTTCGGATCAATTCCCGGTCGGCCCGGCACGCGCTATGGGTTCAGTGATCGATGGCCAGGCGTTCTGCAGGACATGCTCGGGCGGGAATGGCTCGTTATCCCGGAGGGTCTTTCAGGCCGCACCACCAGCCGCGATGATCCCATTGAGGGGGCGCATCTCAATGGCAGGACCTATCTTCGCCCATGCCTGGAAAGCCACCGCCCCCTTGACTTGATTGTTATCATGCTGGGGACGAACGACCTTAAGGCAAGATTTCGAAGCACGGCCCATGACATTGGCCTCGGCATGGCGGCTCTTGTAGGCGATGTTCGTGAAGTTGCGTTCAGAACGTCTACTGAAGTGCCGGAAATCATACTTGTCTCCCCGCCCCCGATTTTACGAGACCTGCGCACGTGGGACAAAGTATTTGAAGGAGGATTTGAAAAATCCAGGAATTTGGCGAGTGAATATGCGCTTGTTGCGAAGGCACAAGGCGTTGGCTTCCTTAATGCAGGCGATCATGCAAGCTGCAGTCCGGTTGACGGCTTCCACATAGACAACACGGGTGCAAGGAGTTTGGGACTTGCGATTGGAGATTTGATCGGTTTGTGA
- a CDS encoding LacI family DNA-binding transcriptional regulator yields MKKPVLANRVTLGDIAKDTNLSTAAVSMALRGGSGVSSSTREKVQNSADRLGYIYDRSAALLRTGLSNTIGIVVGTVSNNFFGKLVSGVDDVIGDVQKISFLLNTREDPDRQNDLLTRMREQSVDGLILCPAPGTSRHLLETMDKWNMPIVQVMRSVSETKGDFVSADYQSGIEALCAHLIRLGHTHIAFVGGALDHLATRQRIKGFQTALGRARLDAGRIVRETNDSRGGRSAIAELLVEDNPPTAIVCFNDHVAMGVMAGVRAAGLTPGRDIAVAGFDNIDVGAEAFPALTTVETHGLDIGREAGQLLLRRIADPKMPSERIIIPTRLIIRQSCGADLSEENAQKWL; encoded by the coding sequence ATGAAAAAACCCGTTCTGGCCAATCGCGTGACCCTTGGCGATATTGCCAAAGACACCAACCTTTCCACGGCTGCGGTTTCAATGGCCTTGCGTGGCGGTTCGGGTGTCTCCTCGAGCACACGGGAAAAGGTTCAGAATTCAGCAGACCGGCTGGGATATATCTATGACCGCAGTGCAGCTCTACTGCGTACAGGGCTATCAAATACAATCGGGATCGTCGTTGGAACCGTATCAAATAACTTCTTCGGCAAATTGGTCAGTGGTGTCGATGACGTCATCGGTGACGTGCAAAAAATTTCGTTTCTGTTGAATACCCGTGAAGACCCCGACCGGCAGAACGACCTTTTGACCCGAATGCGCGAACAATCGGTCGATGGCCTGATACTGTGTCCCGCTCCCGGCACCTCCCGGCATCTCCTGGAAACAATGGATAAGTGGAATATGCCTATTGTTCAGGTGATGCGCTCAGTTTCCGAAACAAAGGGAGATTTTGTCAGCGCAGACTACCAGTCCGGCATAGAGGCGCTTTGCGCCCATCTGATAAGGCTTGGACATACGCATATCGCGTTTGTTGGCGGCGCACTGGATCACCTGGCGACGCGACAGCGGATCAAAGGCTTTCAGACAGCTTTGGGCCGCGCCAGACTGGACGCTGGCCGCATTGTACGGGAGACAAATGATAGTCGCGGAGGCCGAAGCGCAATAGCTGAGTTGCTGGTTGAAGACAATCCACCCACGGCCATCGTCTGTTTCAATGATCACGTTGCAATGGGCGTGATGGCGGGAGTTCGTGCAGCCGGTCTCACTCCGGGACGTGATATTGCGGTGGCAGGGTTTGACAACATAGATGTTGGCGCTGAGGCCTTTCCGGCGTTGACCACCGTTGAAACACACGGTCTGGATATCGGGCGCGAAGCTGGGCAACTTCTGCTGCGTCGCATCGCAGATCCAAAGATGCCCTCCGAGCGCATCATCATTCCAACGCGGTTGATCATACGGCAATCCTGCGGGGCGGATTTGAGTGAAGAGAATGCGCAGAAATGGCTTTAG
- a CDS encoding TRAP transporter small permease yields MHALLRWIWRVADIFIAAIMVAMIVMVFVNVVLRYGFSSGLRESVELSRLGLVWLVMIGAAVTLRRDEHLAVKDVVMMLPGPVAGVLRRLAYVIILVSVLMLFWGALRQTTANWNNISPLTGLPSSVFYLAGVLSSIMMTGIALVRIIDPDAKLDGGYDDEFVNGEPRL; encoded by the coding sequence ATGCACGCTTTGCTCAGATGGATCTGGAGGGTCGCCGACATCTTCATTGCAGCCATTATGGTCGCGATGATCGTGATGGTGTTCGTCAATGTGGTGCTGCGCTACGGTTTTTCTTCCGGGCTGAGAGAGTCGGTTGAGCTTTCGCGCCTCGGCCTCGTCTGGCTTGTGATGATTGGTGCCGCGGTGACACTGCGACGTGATGAACACCTGGCTGTCAAAGACGTGGTGATGATGCTTCCCGGACCAGTCGCCGGGGTTCTGCGTCGTCTGGCATATGTGATAATTCTGGTCTCGGTGCTGATGCTTTTTTGGGGCGCTTTGCGCCAAACAACGGCCAATTGGAACAATATATCGCCGCTGACAGGCCTGCCATCATCGGTTTTCTACCTTGCCGGGGTCTTGTCATCAATCATGATGACGGGCATCGCACTTGTCCGCATCATCGACCCGGACGCAAAGCTCGACGGTGGCTATGACGATGAATTCGTCAACGGGGAGCCCCGGCTGTGA